Below is a genomic region from Fusobacterium nucleatum.
GTTTTTAAAGCTAAGCTTAAAAAATTTCTAAAAAAGTTTATTGAATCTTTATAGTACCCTCTTTGATTAGCTGTTATTAATGGACTATCATATTCATCTATTAATAAAACTACTTCTTTTTTATAATAATTATATAAATATTTTGTAAGATTTAGTAAAGAACTATCATAGTTTGCATCTTCTTCCTTTAGCCAAATCTTATCAAATTCTCTTAAATCACTTATACTTAAAGTATCTCTAATAAAATTAAATTCATCATATAAGTTTCTAAGTAATTCTTTAATTTCAAAATTCATTTCTTCCCAAGTATTCTTTTTAAAATCTTTTAATGTAATGAAAATAACTGGATATTGTCCTTGTTCTTTAAAATACTCTGACTTTTCTATATATAAATCTTTAAATAGCTTTCTATTTTCTTCTGCATTTTTTATATCAAAAAAATATTTTAATGTTGACATATTCAATGTCTTTCCAAATCTTCTTGGACGGGTAAATAATTTTATTACTGTTTTATCTTTTAAAAGTTCTTCTATATAATTTGTTTTATCAAAATAGTAACAACCTTCTCTTATTATCTTTCTAAAATCTTCTATTCCTACCCCTATTCCTTTTTTCATAAAAGCCTCCTCTCTAAAATTTATTTTTAATATATTATACCTTATTTTTTCTATATAATCTATTAAGAAACTAATTGACACTTCTAATAAAAAAGTTTATAATTTTAGTAAACAATTAAAGTTGAAAGGAAGTGTATAATTATGGAAACAATGTCAAGTCATTTACCAAAATTAGATGAAGAAAAACTAAAATTTGTAATTGAATTAAAAGAAAAATATAATGCCGGTAAAATTAGTTTAGCTGATGCAAGAAAACAGCTTAAAGAAAGAGTTAAAACTTTAAAACCTTATGAAATTGCTTATGCTGAACAAAAACTCACACCTTTTGTTGAAGATGAATGCATAAAAGAAAATATCCAAAATATGATGCTTTTATTTGATGAGGTTATGGATACAAGTAGACCTACTGAATTACCTCCTGACCACCCTATTATGTGTTATTTTAGAGAAAATGATGATATGAGAGAATTATTAAAGGAAGTTGAAAACTTAATTCAATTCCCTGTTATCAAAAATCAATGGTATGAACTATATGATAAACTTGATTTATGGTGGAAGTTACATTTACCTAGAAAACAAAATCAACTTTACTCACTTTTAGAAAAAAAAGGTTTTACAAGACCTACTACTACAATGTGGGTACTAGATGACTTTGTTAGAGATGAGCTAAAAGAAAACAGAAAAATGCTTGATGATGGAAATGAAGAAGAGTTTATTGCCTCACAAACAAGTGTTGCTGCTGATATTATTGATTTGATTCAAAAAGAAGAAACTGTGTTGTATCCTACATCTCTTGCAATGATTACTCCTGAAGAATTTGAAGATATGAAATCTGGGGATAGAGAAATTGGATTTACTTTTGGTAAACTTGAAACTACAAGTGAACCTAAAAAACAAATAATTCAAGAAAATTCTAATATCAGTGAACAAGGAAACTTAGCTAAAGATTTAGCTCAATTATTAGGTAAATATGGATTTAATTCTGAAAATTCTCAATCTTCTGAGTTTGATGTAGCTATGGGTAAGATGACATTAGAACAAATCAATTTAGTTTTTAAACATCTACCAGTTGATATAACTTATGTTGATGAAAATGAAATTGTTAAATTCTACTCAGACACTGCTCATAGAATTTTTCCTCGTAGTAAAAATGTTATAGGTAGAGATGTTAAGAATTGTCACCCTAGAAAAAGTGTACATATAGTTGAAGAAATTATTGAAAAATTTAGAAGTGGAGAACAAGATTTTGTTGAATTTTGGATAAATAAACCTGGGTTATTTATTTATATTTCTTATTCCGCTGTTAAAGATGAAAATGGTAAATTTAGAGGTATCCTTGAAATGATGCAAGATTGTACAAGAATTCGTTCACTTCAAGGTTCACAAACACTATTAAATTGGGAAAGTGCTAACTTAAGAAATAAAACTATTGAAGAAAAAACAGAAGAAAATGATGTTAAGATTGATTTAGATAAAATTGATGGAGATACATATTTAAAAGATTTAATTAAAGTATATCCTAAATTAAAAGAAGATATGGTTAAAATATCTGAAAATTTTAAGCTTTTACAAACTCCATTAGCAGCAGTAATGTTGCCTACTGTTACTCTTAAAAAAGCAAGTGAAAGAGGGGAAGTTGAATTGAATACTTTAATTGAAAAGATTAAAGAAATTATTAAAACTTATTAGATAGAATATAAAATAAGGAGGTTCAAAATAACCTCCTTAAATTTTTTTATAAAACTTATTTTTCTGTTCTTGTATATGGTATAAGAGCCATATTTCTTGCTCTTTTTACAGCTTTTGCTATTTTTCTTTGTAATTTAGCATTAGCTCCAGTTAATCTTGAAGGATTGATTTTTCCCTTATCAGATACAAATCTTTTTAAAAGTTCAACATTTTTATAATCAATTTCTTCAGCTTTAACTCTTAATTTAGCTCTTCTTCTTCTGAATTCTGCCATTGAATTTACCTCCTTTTTGAGAACTAACGATTTTTCTACTAAAATTAGTCTTGTTTAACAACTATGTATCTCATTACAGATTCCATAATATTTAACTTAGATTCTACTTCTGCTAATTTTGTTCCGTCAATCTCAAAAGTAGTTAGTACATAAAAACCAGATTTTTTCTTATCTATTGGATAAGCAAGTTTTCTTTCTCCCCATTTTTCTGTTTTAGCTATTGTAGCTCCATTTGAAGTTAATAAAGCATTTATTTGATTTATTAATTCTTCTCTTCCTTCTTCTAAAACAGTAGGATTGATGATGTACATGATTTCATATTTTCTCATAGCATTAACCTCCTCCCTTTGGTTTTTGCCCAAAACACATTGATTTTGAGCAGGGCTTTATAATTCTATCATATAAATACTTTTTTTGCAAATATAAATTAATATATTTTCATTAATTCTTTTATTTTAGCTATAACCTCATTTTGAGAAACTTCAAGAGTTTCTCCTGTTCTTCTAATTTTTAATTCAACTATGCCTTCATCAGCTCTTTTTCCAACAACAACTTTAAATGGAAAACCAATTAAGTCAGCATCTTTAAATTTGAAACCAGGTTTTTCATCTCTATCATCTAGCATTACATCAATGTTTTCTTCTTGTAGCTCATTGTAAATCTTTTCTGCTAAATTTACTTGCACTTCATTTTTTATATTTGCTGGAATTACATCAACAATATAAGGTGCTATTGATACTGGCCAAATAATTCCATTTTCATCATTATTTTGTTCTATTGAAGCTGCCATAGTTCTTGTAACACCTATACCATAACAACCCATCAACATATATTGTGTTTTACCATTTTCATCAAGATAAGTGGCATTCATAGCCTTAGAATATTTATCTCCAAGTTTAAATATTTGTCCACATTCTATGCCTCTTGCTGAATGTAATTTACCACCAGTTATACAATTATCTCCAACTTTAACTTTTCTTATATCAGTCACTATATCAGCAGTATAATCTCTACCATAGTTTACATTTTTGTAGTGGTAATCTTTTTGATGAGAACCAACAATATGATTTGAAACTTCTAGTACAGATAAGTCTGCTACAATTTTAATTTTAGCAGGTAATTTATATGGTCCAATATATCCTTTTTTCAAACCTATTTTTTCTATTTCTTCATCAGTAGCCATTTCAACTTCCACTGCATTTAAAATATTTTTTAGTTTAACTTCATTAACTTCAAAATCGCCTCTTATTAGAACCATATAGATTTCATCTGTTCCCATATCTTTATATGTCAATGCTTTTACAGTTCTTTCCAATGGAACATCTAAATATTTTGCTAAACTTTCTATTGTTGGACAATCTGGTGTGTGAACAAGTTCAACTTCCCTTAATTCTTCCTTTGGTGGATTGATAAGTTCACTTACAGCTTTTTCTATGTTTGCTGCGTATTCTGAACCATCAGAGTAAATAATTTCATCTTCACCAGATTCTGCTAGAACTTGGAATTCTTGTGAGCCACTTCCACCAATATTTCCTGTGTCTGCATCAACTGGTCTAAATTTTAAACCACATCTTGTAAAAATTCTTGTATAAGCATCTCTCATATTTAAAAATTCTTCATCTAATGATTCTTGAGAAGTGTGGAAAGAATAGGCATCTTTCATAGTAAATTCTCTACCTCTCATAAGTCCAAATCTTGGCCTTCTTTCATCTCTAAACTTTGTTTGAATATGATATAGATTTATAGGAAGTGACTTATATGAAGAAATATCACTTCTAATTATTGCTGTTATCATTTCTTCTTGTGTAGGAGATAGAACAAAATCTCTTTCATGTCTGTCTTTTAATCTTAGCATTTCTGCTCCCATTACATCCCATCTTCCACTTTCTTGCCAAAGTTCAGCTGGTTGAACAACTGGCATTAAAAGTTCCAATGCTCCTGCTCTATCCATTTCTTCACGAACAATATTTTCTATTTTTTTAATGGTTCTATACCCTAATGGTAAATAAGCATAGATACCACTTGCTAATTTTTTTATCATACCTGCTCTTAACATAAGTTTATGGCTGGCAATTTCTGCTTCTTTTGGTGTTTCTTTTAAAGTCTTTATATATGCTTTACTAAACCTCATTTTTTCCCTCCAATTAAAATAAATTCACCTAACAATTTTAACATATTTATATAACTTTGTCTTTATTTTTTAATTTCCTGCTTGAATATCAGAGAATTTTTGCTCTATATCATATTTTAAATAGATATTTTCTATTTCTCCTTTATGCTCTTTTAAATATTTTATACATTCATCTCTAACAAGTTTTATAGTTTTAACATCATAGATAATATCTATAAATTTTAAATCACTAAATCCACTCTGTCTTAAACCAAAAATTTCTCCTGAATTTCTAAGTTTTAAATCTTCCTCTGCTATTCTAAAACCATCTTCTGTTTCTTCCATAATAGATAACCTCTGTTTTGAATTTTCTGTTGTTGAATTAGAAATTAAAAAACAATATGATTGTTTTGAACCTCTACCAACTCTACCTCTTAATTGATGTAAGGCTGACAGTCCAAATCTTTCAGCATTATAAATAGTCATTATTGTTGAGGCAGGAACATCTATACCAACTTCAATAACTGTGGTTGCTATTAGAATATCATATTCCTTGTTTTTAAATTTAAGCATAACCTCATCTTTTTCTTTAGCTTTCATCTTACCATGGATTATTCCAATTTTCTTATTAGAGAATTTTCTTTCAATCTCCTCTGAAACCTTATCCACAGATTTTAATGCCATCTTATCACTTGTTTCAATTAAAGGTGCAACAAAATATGCTTGATTTCCAGCATTTACTTTCTTATATATGAAATTATACATCTTTTCTAAATCTTCATCATTAGCTATCCACTTAGTTTTTATAGGAGTTCTTCCAGGTGGTAATTCATCTATTATTGATAAATCTAAATCTCCATAGATACTTAAAGCCAATGAACGAGGAATAGGAGTAGCACTCATTACTAAGAGATTTCCTAAAAATCCTTTTTCTCTTAACTTATTTCTTTGATTAACTCCAAATCTATGTTGTTCATCTATCACTATAAGCCCTAACTTTTTGAAAATTACATCATCTTCTATTAAAGAGTGAGTTCCTATAACTATGTCTATATTCCCATTTGCTATGCCATCTAATATTTCATTTTTTTTCTTTCCTTTAATACTAGAAGTCAACAGTTCCACTCTTAAACCTATTTTTTCCAATCTTTCTTTTATTCCAAGATAATGCTGATTAGCTAAAATTTCAGTTGGTGCCATCAATGCTCCTTGATAGCCATTCTCTGCCATATATATAAGCATAACCATAGCAACAACTGTTTTCCCACTTCCAACATCACCTTGAATAAGTCTATTTACAATTTTGCCATTTGAGATTTCATCATAGATTTCTTTTATAACTTTCTTTTGAGCATTAGTTAAGTTAAAAGTTAACTGTGATAAAAAGTTCTTTACTTTTTCTTTTTTTCCTTCAACCTCATAATTTTTACTGTTTGAATTTTCAATTATAAATCTATTTTTAAGTATTCCTAATTCTAAAATCAATAATTCTTCTATTGCAAATCTTCTCTTTGCTTCCTCTATTTCTTTCATAGATACAGGATAATGTATATTTTTAATAGCACTTTTTCTTTCCATTATCTTGTATTCTTTTATTAATTTTTTAGGAATATTCTCTTCAAAATAATTTAAGAAATTCACTAAAAACTTTTCTACTAATTTTCTTAAACTATTCTGTGTGATATTTTTATTGGAACTATATATTGGTAAAATTTCATTTTCAGACACTTTTTGTTGTCCAGAAAATAATTTATATTCTGGATTGATAAGTTGAAAAACAGCAGACTTTTTAGTCTGCCCTATAAATAAATATTCTTCTCCTATTTTTAAAGATTTCTTAATATAAGGCATACCAAACCATAGTATCTCCATTACCCCTGTTCCATCAGTTACCATAGCTTTAACAATTTTTTTACCACTTCTCACTGTTAAATTTACAGCTGACATCACAGTTGCTTTAATAACCACATATTCATTAAATTTTAATTCTCCAATTTTTTTTATATTTGTCCTATCATCATAAGCTCTTGGGAAATAATAAACTAAGTCATACACTGTGTTAATACCTAAGGATTTAAGATTTGATAGTTGTTTGGCTGTTATATATTTAGTTGGAATATCTTCTAATTTAGAATATATATTTCTATAACTCTCTATCATAATAGCTCCTAATATTTTATAAAAAACTGTTGCAAATATTGCAACAGCCTTTTTTTAATCTAATTGTTCTAATATTTCATCTGGGATATCAAAGTTAGAGTAAACATTTTGTGAGTCATCTAAATCTTCTAAAGCATCATAAAGTGCCATAACTTTTTTAGCAGTTTCTAAATCAGTTATTTGAACTGTATTTTCAGGTATCATACTAATTTCTGCTTCTTCATATTGATAACCTGCATTCTTCAAATTTTCAAGAACAGTTTGAAATTCTGTATATTCAGTAGTTACTTCAAAATATCCATCATCTTCTGTAACATCTTCTGCTCCTGCTTCCAATGCAGCCATCATAAATTCATCAGCATCTATTCCTTCTGCTTTTACAGTTATTACTCCTTTTTTCTTAAACATCCAAGATACTGCTCCATCTGCTCCAAGATTTCCATCTTTACGAGTGAAAGTCATTCTCATTTCTGAAGCTGTTCTATTTTTATTATCAGTCACTGCTTCAACGATAAAGGCTGTTCCAGCAGGTCCATAACCTTCATATCTCATTTCTGTAAAATCTACACCTTCTAACTCCCCAGAGCCTTTTTTAATTGCTCTTTCTAAGATATCTTTTGGCATATTTCCAGCTTTTGCTTTTTCTATTGCAAGTCTAAGTCTTGGGTTGAAGTTTGGATCTCCTCCACCTTCCTTAGCTGCTATCGTTAATTCTCTTCCAAATTTTGTGAATAGTTTAGCTCTTTTTTTATCTTGAGCTCCTTTTCTATGTTGTATATTATTCCATTTACTATGTCCAGACACAACAAACCTCCTATAATTTTTAAACTTATAGTAAATTTTAACATATATATTAAATATATTCTAGTTTTAATTTTATTAAATTTTCACATACCATCCAAAAGACATTCAAAGTACATTCGAAACTATTCGAATTTTTTTTTCTTTAATACCAATACTAATTTTATATATTTTCGAAATCATTCGAAAACTTTTTATTCAGCCCAAAATGGTATATAACTCTTATTTGGACCTACTTTTATTAATTTCATATTCTTAGCTTTTTTTATTAAATTTGATATTCTATCAGTTGAAGGTTTTGAATTATCTAATAAAAATCTATTTCTTAAAGATGAATTGGTCATATAATCTTCTATTGAATATCTAAAACAACAATGATAGTATAGAATATTTATTTTATCTTCTTCTACCATTTGCTCAAATTTCTTTTCTCTGAACAATTTAGCATTGACATATTCATTTGTTATAATAAATTTAGGTGTAAATAGATTATTTAGTTCAGATATTTCAACAATTCTGTCTATTCCACTTCCAAGTTCTTCACACAGTTTTAATTGCCTCATATAATATGCTAATTTTTCATTTCTACTTTTATTACAGTCATAAAATCTCCATAAATCTATCACTGATTTTCCAGGATTTGTTATTTCAACTCTATTGTCATACACCTCTATTTTTATTTCAGAACCAGTCATACTTAAATCTTGGTGGATAATTGCATTTGCAATCAACTCTCTAATAATAGCCTGAGGATAAAATTCAAATACCTCCATTCTTCCATTAATAGAACGTTGTTCTTGTGGTAAATATTTTTTTAATACTTTTATAATATTTTCAAATCCAATAGCATAGCCTTTTTTCCCTTCTAATTGTTCTCTTATTGAAGATTTAGTTATCCCATTATATATTACAATCCTAACTGCTTTTCTTTCTAAGTTAAAATCTTTTAAATTATGTGCTAGTAATAATGCACCTAATGCTTTTACTTTATAAAATTTATAATTTTCTTCTTTAACTATAAAACCATCTAGCTCCATTTCATCAATTATTTGTTGAGAAGTTTTGTTTTCATCCCAGCCTTTCATTTTAAAGTAAGTTCTATAATCTAAAAAATTTAAAACTTCTTCTATTGTCAGTTTTTCTCTTACAATTGTTTCTTCATAATTAAAACCACTTGTTTTGTTCCAAAGTATTCTTAATTTTTCTGGATATTCTTTTGCTAACTTGTTATTTGAACCTATTCTTAAGTATATTTCATTTTTGTAACTTATAGGTGTATGTGTTGCACTAGGAATTTTAATTACGGATATCTTTTTATTATCAATTATATAATCATCAATAAATTCAAAATTTATTCGTGGCAAAAGCATAGTTGAAATATATAACTTTACTTCTTGACCTCCTTTTAAATGATATTCAGATAATCTATTTGAAGTTCCAAGAATTTCCCAAGTTTTATCTTTAATTCCTATAATAATATATCCATAATCTTTATC
It encodes:
- the recG gene encoding ATP-dependent DNA helicase RecG, whose amino-acid sequence is MIESYRNIYSKLEDIPTKYITAKQLSNLKSLGINTVYDLVYYFPRAYDDRTNIKKIGELKFNEYVVIKATVMSAVNLTVRSGKKIVKAMVTDGTGVMEILWFGMPYIKKSLKIGEEYLFIGQTKKSAVFQLINPEYKLFSGQQKVSENEILPIYSSNKNITQNSLRKLVEKFLVNFLNYFEENIPKKLIKEYKIMERKSAIKNIHYPVSMKEIEEAKRRFAIEELLILELGILKNRFIIENSNSKNYEVEGKKEKVKNFLSQLTFNLTNAQKKVIKEIYDEISNGKIVNRLIQGDVGSGKTVVAMVMLIYMAENGYQGALMAPTEILANQHYLGIKERLEKIGLRVELLTSSIKGKKKNEILDGIANGNIDIVIGTHSLIEDDVIFKKLGLIVIDEQHRFGVNQRNKLREKGFLGNLLVMSATPIPRSLALSIYGDLDLSIIDELPPGRTPIKTKWIANDEDLEKMYNFIYKKVNAGNQAYFVAPLIETSDKMALKSVDKVSEEIERKFSNKKIGIIHGKMKAKEKDEVMLKFKNKEYDILIATTVIEVGIDVPASTIMTIYNAERFGLSALHQLRGRVGRGSKQSYCFLISNSTTENSKQRLSIMEETEDGFRIAEEDLKLRNSGEIFGLRQSGFSDLKFIDIIYDVKTIKLVRDECIKYLKEHKGEIENIYLKYDIEQKFSDIQAGN
- a CDS encoding PAS domain-containing protein — encoded protein: METMSSHLPKLDEEKLKFVIELKEKYNAGKISLADARKQLKERVKTLKPYEIAYAEQKLTPFVEDECIKENIQNMMLLFDEVMDTSRPTELPPDHPIMCYFRENDDMRELLKEVENLIQFPVIKNQWYELYDKLDLWWKLHLPRKQNQLYSLLEKKGFTRPTTTMWVLDDFVRDELKENRKMLDDGNEEEFIASQTSVAADIIDLIQKEETVLYPTSLAMITPEEFEDMKSGDREIGFTFGKLETTSEPKKQIIQENSNISEQGNLAKDLAQLLGKYGFNSENSQSSEFDVAMGKMTLEQINLVFKHLPVDITYVDENEIVKFYSDTAHRIFPRSKNVIGRDVKNCHPRKSVHIVEEIIEKFRSGEQDFVEFWINKPGLFIYISYSAVKDENGKFRGILEMMQDCTRIRSLQGSQTLLNWESANLRNKTIEEKTEENDVKIDLDKIDGDTYLKDLIKVYPKLKEDMVKISENFKLLQTPLAAVMLPTVTLKKASERGEVELNTLIEKIKEIIKTY
- a CDS encoding YebC/PmpR family DNA-binding transcriptional regulator encodes the protein MSGHSKWNNIQHRKGAQDKKRAKLFTKFGRELTIAAKEGGGDPNFNPRLRLAIEKAKAGNMPKDILERAIKKGSGELEGVDFTEMRYEGYGPAGTAFIVEAVTDNKNRTASEMRMTFTRKDGNLGADGAVSWMFKKKGVITVKAEGIDADEFMMAALEAGAEDVTEDDGYFEVTTEYTEFQTVLENLKNAGYQYEEAEISMIPENTVQITDLETAKKVMALYDALEDLDDSQNVYSNFDIPDEILEQLD
- a CDS encoding helix-turn-helix domain-containing protein, giving the protein MKVDKLGETISAIANSCLLDDKDYGYIIIGIKDKTWEILGTSNRLSEYHLKGGQEVKLYISTMLLPRINFEFIDDYIIDNKKISVIKIPSATHTPISYKNEIYLRIGSNNKLAKEYPEKLRILWNKTSGFNYEETIVREKLTIEEVLNFLDYRTYFKMKGWDENKTSQQIIDEMELDGFIVKEENYKFYKVKALGALLLAHNLKDFNLERKAVRIVIYNGITKSSIREQLEGKKGYAIGFENIIKVLKKYLPQEQRSINGRMEVFEFYPQAIIRELIANAIIHQDLSMTGSEIKIEVYDNRVEITNPGKSVIDLWRFYDCNKSRNEKLAYYMRQLKLCEELGSGIDRIVEISELNNLFTPKFIITNEYVNAKLFREKKFEQMVEEDKINILYYHCCFRYSIEDYMTNSSLRNRFLLDNSKPSTDRISNLIKKAKNMKLIKVGPNKSYIPFWAE
- the rpsR gene encoding 30S ribosomal protein S18; translated protein: MAEFRRRRAKLRVKAEEIDYKNVELLKRFVSDKGKINPSRLTGANAKLQRKIAKAVKRARNMALIPYTRTEK
- a CDS encoding proline--tRNA ligase codes for the protein MRFSKAYIKTLKETPKEAEIASHKLMLRAGMIKKLASGIYAYLPLGYRTIKKIENIVREEMDRAGALELLMPVVQPAELWQESGRWDVMGAEMLRLKDRHERDFVLSPTQEEMITAIIRSDISSYKSLPINLYHIQTKFRDERRPRFGLMRGREFTMKDAYSFHTSQESLDEEFLNMRDAYTRIFTRCGLKFRPVDADTGNIGGSGSQEFQVLAESGEDEIIYSDGSEYAANIEKAVSELINPPKEELREVELVHTPDCPTIESLAKYLDVPLERTVKALTYKDMGTDEIYMVLIRGDFEVNEVKLKNILNAVEVEMATDEEIEKIGLKKGYIGPYKLPAKIKIVADLSVLEVSNHIVGSHQKDYHYKNVNYGRDYTADIVTDIRKVKVGDNCITGGKLHSARGIECGQIFKLGDKYSKAMNATYLDENGKTQYMLMGCYGIGVTRTMAASIEQNNDENGIIWPVSIAPYIVDVIPANIKNEVQVNLAEKIYNELQEENIDVMLDDRDEKPGFKFKDADLIGFPFKVVVGKRADEGIVELKIRRTGETLEVSQNEVIAKIKELMKIY
- the rpsF gene encoding 30S ribosomal protein S6: MRKYEIMYIINPTVLEEGREELINQINALLTSNGATIAKTEKWGERKLAYPIDKKKSGFYVLTTFEIDGTKLAEVESKLNIMESVMRYIVVKQD